Part of the Panicum virgatum strain AP13 chromosome 4N, P.virgatum_v5, whole genome shotgun sequence genome is shown below.
AAAGTGACTAATATATTAGAAACTtcgtactccctctgtccccaAAAAACAAATCATCCTATAAATTCTAGGATAAATTaacaaaaagatataataattaTATTTGCTTCTATTTATTATCCATATTTAATATTAATTGATTTtcgtatggatatgtatttttTAAATAGGGTAAGATAACTTATTTTTTTAAGATAATTTTTGAATCTTAGAGTGATTTGTTTTTTTGGGCGGAGGGAGTAGTAACAACTTGAAAAAATAACGCGTGCTATGAAGTCCTATTTTTTTAAGAAAGTGGTGAAAACAACAGAAGATGATTTTTCCACCTTCAGGCAGGCCGCAACTCAAATAACCTGAAATAAGACAAGCGATAAAAATTTTTGGAGTTTGCACGAGCACGACCCCATTTCTCGCACCATTTCCACCGTTCCCTCTTCAGATCTCTGTGTCTGGTCTCTGCCTGACCTGACTGCCTCCTCTTCTCTCACGGTCTCACCCAGTGACCCTGCAATGGCCGACGAGCCCCTGGATgcgtccccgccggcgccctccgccgccgcggccgcggacggagttttctctccctcctcctcctccgcccccgccccagCGCTCCGGCCGCGGCGGGAGGCGTTCGAGCACGGGCTCCTCCCGATCCCCAAGCTGATCTTCCCGGAGGGCGCGCTGACGCAAACCCTAGCCCAGCTGAAGGAGAGGCTCGCGCCGGGGGGCCCGCGGGTGGGCGCCGCAGCGCTCGCGGAGGCGCTGCAGATCCCCGCCGAGCAGGCGGCGCTCGCGCTCGGGACGCTCGCCGCGGTGCTCCCCACCGAGGACCCCGCGCTCGGCGAGGATGGCGCGGGGGAGGCCGACCTCCGCGACCTGCTCCTCTTCCTCTACATCCAGTCCTACAAGCGCCTCGTGCCGCGCGGCCACAAGGACTCGCCCGCCGTCGCGGACGTGTGGCCGTCCGCCTCCGCCTTCGACGGGTGCCTCTCCACGCTATCCCCGATCCAGGTCAGGCTCAGGCCCCGATCGCACCCCTCCCGGGTGCTATTTTGATAGCAACCGCGCATAACGGCTCGTGGCATCCCGCATCCTTTATGGACTTTTGCTAGTGTTTGTTTGATTGGAGAGTGCAGAGCGGCCAAGTGATTTCTCCATTTTGATTTTGGTGCGGACCTGTATGCTTTGTCGAATATATACTGGGTCTCGGATATGGATTTgacatatatatattaatattagtTGATAATACTGCGATCATCCATTTCTGAAATGGGTCAAAAGCCTTTAGCGCCTATCATGCTTGATTCTAATTAATTTCAACTTGAAAGGCATTCAAACCGATTATTATAGATATCAACTTTGAAATGTGATTGCTTCTTGATGAGAACATGATGAAGCTTTGTATTGTTCCTTACCATTCTTTTCATCATTGGATATATGTGCAGATGCATTTTTGTACATATTTTCTTTGTTAACTTTGCTACACTTTACTTGTTCTCACAGTTCATGATTGATTGTAAGGCCATTCATGATAGGGAATGGGGAATAACTTGTAAAATGTATTAAAATCTTTTACTGGTAGTTGATTCTCAATGTTGCAGTAGCTGGTAGGAAGTAAAAAATGTTGAAATCTTTTCTTGGCAGTTGATTCCCAATGTTGCAGTTGCAGTAGCTTATTGCGTTGCTGCTGTGCTGCATATTCTAAATGTGCTCGTTCTTTAATGCAACTTTACAGCCACCATAGTGTTTCAAATAAAGTGCTGTAAGATCTGATAGGTCACCAATTGTCATTTTTATACTTCTTGCATTAgtagttcaaaaaaaattgtgagaATTGAGAAACTAGCATGTAAGATCTGCTGTAACTAGTCTGATTCTTTTTTATAACTAATTCAGAGATTGTTTACAAGGTTTGTGTTAAGGACAATACTTCAGTGCAAAATGTGGTTATCTGACCAGTGAGCCGTCAcctgttgtttgtattttccTTCCAAATGCTATCATGTATTACTGTTTCCTCGGATCAAAATATCAAAGAGCTTTTTTGAAAGTGACCTCTGCAAACATGATAGTGTTCTACATTACTCCTTCTCATGGTTGCTACTACACCTTGTTTGTTATTTCCATTTCTTGCAAGTTGCACTATCTATTTCTTTTGCCAGTATAAAGACACATGGCTTCTACTTTTTTATTTGGCAAGCATTCTTTCTAGGAGAAAATCTTAGTGTCATATACATGTTTGTCATTTTACAGTTTATACGCTGCAATAGTCGCCGGTTTTTGCCTTCACAAGCAGATGAAGAAGCTCATCAATTATCATATTTGCAAAAACATATGGCCAACATCCTAACACTTTTGGCAGATTCTGTTGAAGGAGAGGGCGATGACTCTATGGTTAGTTTTGACATTTCCCTGtcttgtatatgtatatgtttcTCGTAATGTTTAATTGTTTATTTGTTTATGCTACAAGTTGATTAACATCAGTACTGGCAGGTTTAGGTAGCATGAAGAAGATATGAGATTTACTATATTGCTTCTTGAAATGAGATTTTTTTGTTGATAAATTGCAAAATACAGCTAGTTAATCTTCTAAAAAATGTGATATACTGGACAAAGGTCTTGGTCTACATGAGTCATTCCTTACCATTGCCAAACACAATAACCCACATTTCTGTCCTTACTCATGCTTCTCTGATGGAAAATGACATGCATGCATTGTGGTAGGATATGCTTACCTGAGGATTTACCAGGTGCTAACTTTCTTTAGAATGGCTTTATATGCAGGTATTGACTGTGGAGACCTTTGAGCACCTTGGATTTTTGCTGCAGCTCTCTGAAGGAACTCCTTTAAGCCAAGGAGCTAGCTTTTTTGCAAATTCTGATCCAGACATGCCTGCTGCTCCTGTACCTGCTAGTCTGGTTCATGatttgatattgcagcatataGCTTCAACATTAGAATTTATGGCAGAGAAGTcgtcagcaaaagaaaacagcCAACAGAATGCATCTGATCCTGATGTCACAATGTCTGATGCTGTCATGAATACAAGAATTCATAGCAGTTTACCTACTGGAACCTCTACCCCAAATAATCCTGGATATTACCGAAATACAATATTTGTGGAGGGTTTGTCCAAGACTTCTGTTGTCAAACAAGCATCTGATATGAAAGGGCATTCAATTAAGGTATGTTTCTGTTTGGTTTTGTAGCTGATTGTAGATACTGAAAATGGCTGAAGACGTTTGTCCAATGCCTTCCACATTTCCATCTTGTAGCTTCAAGATTGGAATTTGAAGCTGAGATTGGCATTGATTAATAACATTAATAGATTTTTTGTAGGTTTTGAACTGCCATGATTCTGTTATCTACATTTTAGCCCCACTTAAGTATGCAACCGTCTATGGATGTTCTGACACTACCATTGTTCTTGGTGTTATTGgtaaggtatgtatttcatatgttgAATCCATATCATATTTCTTTTGGATATTGGGTACATTATGAGACTCCTGGATGATTTCATAAATGCCTATGCACACTCGTTCTCAATAAGAATTCTATTGTATTGTTTTCAGTTTTCACCTGCTAGAACCAAGTATCTTTCACCTTATCTAGTATTAAAGCAAAGAAGTTATATGCTGTCAGGTTGTAAAAGTGGAGCATTGTGAACGAGTACAAATTATTGCAGCTTCAAAACGAATTTGCATTGCCAATTGTCGTGAATGTACCTTCTACTTGGGAGTAAATAACCAACCACTTATTGTGGGGGACAACCATAAGTTACAAGTGAGTTTTGCTCTTCCGCTTTGTGCTTACTAATCAGATGTCTGTATCAGTTTATGGTACTCTATATATATCAATATTTCATCGCGTTATAtaaaaagataaagaacattGTGGACAGTTGAAGGTAAAACTTAGCAGATGTAGATACACAAAAATAACTTGTTGAACTCAAGTGCACGATTTTATTTATTCAATTTGGCTTCAGGAAGTTCTAGTTAAAGCATTTCACCACATGTTCTTCAATTTTCAATATCATGATTACCTTATCTTTTAACAGGTAGCTCCATTCAATACTTATTATCCACAACTGGGGGAGCATTTGGCACAAGTTGGTGTGGATCCTAATGTCAACAAGTGGGACAAACCTTTCGTGTTGGGAGTTGTTGATCCACACGATTCATTCTCTCATCCTGCTGGGGTTTATGATGTCCAGGCCGAGTCCGCCACTTGTCTAGACCCAGATCTATTTATGAACTTTTTGGTATGTGAGCTATATATTTGGTTCCTAGATTATTGCAGCCTTGCAGGAGAATTGAAAAACCTCTATAAATTCAACCAAATTCTTATGCTTTTTATGCTGAACGGATTACGGATGTCATGATTTGGCAACATGCTGTACGCGACGCATCTCCATTAATAAGATTtttactctctttttttctcataGTCAATGTGTTCAAAGCAGTTGGAGCCTTCGAAGTCATATTTTAGCATCTTGGTTGTTACTAGTCTAGCTGATCAATAAATTCACAATGTTATACTTTCCATAGATTTCCCGCACCTGAATATGGGCTGTAATACTTCGTGTTTTGGTTATGTAAAACCCAACATTTGATGCATTTTAAACGCATACAGTATTTTTTTCTATCGCAAGAAATAAAGTGACAGTCTAGCTATTTCTGTGCAGATTCCTAGTTGGTTCGAGCCACAAGGGCCTACCAAATATAATCCATTTACCTTACCTGAAGTTTATTGGGCATCCCAAAGGAAAAAGGTATACATGTTTAGCGATAATAATTGTGTATGGCTTTCTTACAGTTGTCTTTGATGTAACTATGTGAGATTAAGGGGCATGACGCATGATTAAGACAGACATACACTGATCATATATCTAGCGACATTTATAGAATGTCACATGGTGTGCTATGAGAGATTCATAGAATGTCACATGGCGTGCTATGAGAGATTTCATTACCGACAATAAATGTCACT
Proteins encoded:
- the LOC120671125 gene encoding TBCC domain-containing protein 1-like produces the protein MADEPLDASPPAPSAAAAADGVFSPSSSSAPAPALRPRREAFEHGLLPIPKLIFPEGALTQTLAQLKERLAPGGPRVGAAALAEALQIPAEQAALALGTLAAVLPTEDPALGEDGAGEADLRDLLLFLYIQSYKRLVPRGHKDSPAVADVWPSASAFDGCLSTLSPIQFIRCNSRRFLPSQADEEAHQLSYLQKHMANILTLLADSVEGEGDDSMVLTVETFEHLGFLLQLSEGTPLSQGASFFANSDPDMPAAPVPASLVHDLILQHIASTLEFMAEKSSAKENSQQNASDPDVTMSDAVMNTRIHSSLPTGTSTPNNPGYYRNTIFVEGLSKTSVVKQASDMKGHSIKVLNCHDSVIYILAPLKYATVYGCSDTTIVLGVIGKVVKVEHCERVQIIAASKRICIANCRECTFYLGVNNQPLIVGDNHKLQVAPFNTYYPQLGEHLAQVGVDPNVNKWDKPFVLGVVDPHDSFSHPAGVYDVQAESATCLDPDLFMNFLIPSWFEPQGPTKYNPFTLPEVYWASQRKKHASLEDTQKNIRELEIDENRKKELACALHAQFKDWLYASGNIRQLYCLQGE